The Cytobacillus oceanisediminis genomic interval ACCTTTAACCCTCCCTCTTTATTTAACGACTTTATAGCGCTTATGGCTGATCACCGTTTTTATGGGCTCATCCTTTTTCGGATTAATTCCAAGCTCCACAATGACTGAGTTATCCCGTACCACGATTACTCTGCCTTTTTTCCCTTTTTCGGAACCGCTTAAGATGCTAATCGTATCGCCGACATCTGCTTTTTTTCCTTTGCTTACCTTTTCTGTTTCTTCAGCCATCTCGATTCTCCTTTAAAAAATTATAATTTTTTTGCCGATTTTCACTATGTCGCTAGTATTGCCGTTTCCCTCTTCTGCAAAACCATAATATTTAAAATGAATGGACGTTTTCTTAAGAAAAATGATCAAGCACCAATGAAGCCAGCAAACCGATTGCTGCAATAAATCCGGTCATCGGACCGCTGTCCTCAAAGGCTTCAGGCATCA includes:
- a CDS encoding DUF2187 family protein; the protein is MAEETEKVSKGKKADVGDTISILSGSEKGKKGRVIVVRDNSVIVELGINPKKDEPIKTVISHKRYKVVK